One stretch of Manis pentadactyla isolate mManPen7 chromosome 10, mManPen7.hap1, whole genome shotgun sequence DNA includes these proteins:
- the TSC2 gene encoding tuberin isoform X15 has translation MDVGLSSEFLLVLVNLVKFNSCYLDEYIAPMVHMICLLCVQTVSSMDIEVSLQVLDAVVCYNCLPAESLTLFLVTLCRTVNAKELCGPCWKLMRNLLGTHLGHSAIYNMCRLMEDRAYMEDAPLLRGAVFFVGMALWGAHRLYSLKNSPTSVLPSFYEAMTCPNEVVSYEIVLSITRLIKKYRRELQAVTWDILLDIIERLLQQLQGLGSPELGSRTHDLLTTVEELCDQNEFHGSRDRYFELVERCADQRPESSLLNLITYRAQSIHPAKDGWIHNLQSLMERFFRHESRSAVRIKVLDVLSFVLLINRQFYEEELINSVVISQLCHIPEDKDHQVRKLATQLLVDLAEGCHTHHFNSLLDVIEKVIGRSLSPPPELEERDVAAYSASLEDVKTAVLGLLVILQTKLYALPASHATRVYEMLVNHIQLHYKHSYTLPIASSIRLQAFDFLLLLRADSLRRLGLPNKDGVVRFSPYCLCDYTEPERGSEKAGGPLSPPTGPPGPAPAGPTVRPGSLPYCPLFRVMLRCLKQETDWKVLKLVLGKLPESLRYKVLIFTSPCSVDQLSSALCSMLSGPKTLERLRGTPEGFSRTDLHLAVVPVLTALISYHKYLDKTRQRELVYCLEQGLIHRCASQCVVALATCSVEMPDVIIKALPVLVVKLTHISATASMAIPLLEFLSTLARLPHLYRNFAAEQYASVFAISLPYTNPSKFNQYIVCLAHHVIAMWFIRCRLPFRKDFVPYITKGLRSNVLLSFDDTPEKDSFRARSTSLNERPKSLRIARAPKQGLNGSPPVKEFKESSAADAFRCRSISVSEHVVRSRIQTSLTGASLGSADENSMAQADDNLRNLHLELTETCLDMMARYVFSNFTAVPKRSPVGEFLLAGGRTKTWLVGNKLVTVTTSVGTGTRSLLGLDSELQRGPELSSDHGKRVRQTKEAPAKLESQAGQQVHRGARARVRSMSGGHGLRVGALDTPASHVPSGAPSPASQTAPVGKPEKAAAGSQTDLAAYVPLLTQGWAEILVRRPTGNTSWLMSLENPLSPFSSDINNMPLQELSNALMAAERFKERRDTALYKSLSVPAAGSARPPAPPRANTGPGCAGLGVPVRCSTCAQALLLTGRSRLPCSGLFLLPVPVQLPWKAAQEHFLGRWSRGGFCAQWNGWAGVRGARRRLILTPGGPGSPRPPSVPSSRPDGRGGLESPWRKAGDSAVVPEEGSLGEADLSVEPPELEDFEAALGADGRCQCTEAYSRSSSTSSQEEKTFRTEDPAAGGIPVGHAACLEGARAHTGLSFQPSQPLSKSSSSPELQTLQDILGDPGDKADAGRLSPEAKARSQSGLLDGEGSAWSAPGEEIRGRGPAEPEGALPSSCPRSPSGLRPRGYTISDSAPSRRGKRVQRDTFKSRAGTSNTEKVPGINPSFVFLQLYHSPFFGDESNKPILLPNESFERSVQLLDQIPSYDTHKIAVLYVGEGQSHSELAILSNEHGSYRYTDFLTGLGKLIELKDCQPDKVYLGGLDVCGEDGQFTYCWHDDIMQAVFHIATLMPTKDVDKQCCDKKRHLGNDFVSIVYNDSGEDFKLGTIRGQFNFVHVIITPLDYECNLVSLQCRKDMEGLVDTSVAKIVSDCNLPFVARQMALHANMASQVHHSRSNPTDIYPSKWIARLRHIKRLRHRIREEAHYSNPSLPLTQMHPPGHAKASVQAAAEPVPTYETGQRKRLISSVDDFTEFV, from the exons AGCCTACATGGAGGATGCCCCACTGCTGAGGGGAGCTGTGTTTTTCGTTGGTATGGCTCTTTGGGGAGCCCACCGACTCTATTCTCTCAAGAACTCTCCGACATCCGTGCTGCCGTCGTTTTATGAG GCCATGACCTGTCCTAATGAGGTGGTGTCCTACGAGATCGTACTGTCCATAACCAGACTCATCAAGAAGTACAGGAGGGAGCTCCAGGCTGTGACGTGGGACATTCTGCTGGACATCATTGAACGCCTGCTTCAGCAGCTCCAG GGCCTGGGCAGCCCGGAGCTTGGAAGCCGCACCCACGACCTGCTGACCACTGTGGAAGAGCTCTGTGATCAGAATGAGTTCCACGGCTCCAGGGACAGATACTTCGAGCTTGTTGAGAGATGTGCAGACCAGAGGCCT GAGTCCTCCCTCTTAAACTTAATAACCTACAGGGCTCAGTCGATCCATCCGGCCAAGGATGGCTGGATTCACAATCTGCAGTCACTGATGGAGCGATTCTTCAG GCATGAGTCCCGCAGTGCTGTGCGCATCAAGGTGCTGGATGTCCTGTCCTTCGTGCTGCTTATCAACAGGCAGTTCTACGAG GAGGAGCTGATAAACTCAGTGGTCATCTCGCAGCTCTGCCACATCCCCGAGGATAAAGATCACCAAGTCCGAAAGCTGGCCACCCAGCTGCTGGTCGACCTGGCTGAAGGCTGCCACACCCACCACTTCAACAGCCTGCTGGATGTCATTGAGAAG GTGATTGGCCGCTCCCTGTCTCCACCCCCCGAGCTGGAGGAAAGAGACGTGGCGGCGTACTCAGCCTCCTTGGAAGACGTGAAGACAGCGGTCCTGGGGCTCTTGGTCATCCTGCAG ACCAAACTGTATGCCTTGCCTGCCAGCCATGCCACGCGTGTGTACGAGATGCTTGTCAACCACATTCAGCTGCACTATAAGCACAGCTATACCCTGCCCATCGCCAGCAGCATTCGGCTGCAG GCCTTTGACTTCCTGCTGCTGTTGCGAGCGGACTCACTGCGCCGCCTTGGCCTGCCCAACAAGGATGGCGTCGTGAGGTTCAGCCCGTACTGCCTCTGTGACTACAC GGAGCCCGAGCGGGGCTCTGAAAAGGCTGGGGGCCCCCTGTCACCCCCCACCGGGCCCCCGGGCCCAGCGCCCGCAGGCCCCACCGTGCGGCCCGGCTCACTGCCCTACTGCCCACTCTTCCGCGTCATGCTGCGGTGTCTGAAGCAG GAGACCGACTGGAAGGTGCTGAAGCTTGTGCTCGGCAAGCTTCCCGAGTCACTGCGCTATAAGGTCCTCATTTTCACCTCTCCGTGCAGCGTTGACCAGCTCTCTTCTGCCCTCTGTTCCATG CTTTCAGGCCCCAAGACCCTCGAGCGGCTCCGAGGCACCCCAGAAGGGTTCTCCAGAACCGACCTGCATCTGGCCGTGGTTCCTGTGCTGACAGCATTAATTTCTTACCATAAATACTTGGACAAAACCAGACAG CGGGAGCTGGTGTACTGTCTGGAGCAAGGCCTCATCCATCGCTGTGCCAGCCAGTGCGTGGTGGCCCTGGCCACCTGCAGCGTGGAGATGCCCGACGTCATCATCAAGGCGCTGCCCGTCCTGGTTGTGAAGCTCACGCACATCTCAGCCACAGCCAGCATGGCCATTCCACTTCTTGAGTTCCTGTCAA CTCTGGCCCGGCTGCCTCACCTCTACAGGAACTTCGCAGCAGAGCAGTACGCGAGTGTGTTTGCCATCTCTCTGCCATATACCAATCCCTCCAA GTTCAATCAGTACATTGTGTGCCTGGCTCATCACGTCATAGCCATGTGGTTCATCAGGTGCCGCCTGCCCTTCCGGAAGGACTTCGTTCCCTATATCACTAAG GGCCTGCGTTCCAATGTCCTCCTGTCTTTTGATGACACCCCTGAGAAGGACAGCTTCAGAGCGCGGAGCACTAGTCTCAATGAAAGGCCCAAGAG TTTGAGGATAGCCAGAGCCCCCAAACAAGGCCTGAATGGCTCCCCACCTGTGAAAGAGTTCAAGGAGAGCTCTGCAGCCGATGCCTTCCGGTGCCGCAGCATCAGTGTGTCTGAACATGTGGTCCGCAG CAGGATCCAGACGTCCCTCACAGGGGCCAGCTTGGGGTCCGCAGATGAGAACTCCATGGCCCAGGCTGACGACAACTTGAGAAATCTCCACCTGGAGCTCACGGAAACATGTTTGGACATGATGGCAAGATACGTGTTCTCCAACTTCACGGCGGTTCCCAAGAG GTCTCCGGTGGGAGAGTTCCTCCTGGCTGGTGGCAGGACCAAAACCTGGCTGGTTGGGAACAAGCTTGTCACCGTGACGACAAGTGTGGGGACCGGGACCCGGTCGCTGCTGGGCCTGGACTCAGAGCTGCAGCGTGGCCCAGAGTTGAG CTCTGACCACGGCAAGCGTGTGAGACAGACAAAGGAGGCGCCAGCCAAGCTGGAGTCCCAGGCTGGGCAACAGGTGCACCGTGGGGCCCGGGCCCGGGTCCGCTCCATGTCCG GGGGCCATGGCCTTCGTGTCGGTGCCCTGGACACCCCAGCCTCCCATGTCCCCAGCGGTGCCCCTTCCCCGGCCTCACAGACTGCACCGGTCGGCAAGCCCGAGAAGGCTGCAGCCGGCTCCCAGACTGATCTGGCAGCTTATGTGCCCCTGCTGACCCAGGGCTGGGCAGAGATCTTGGTCCGGAGGCCCACAG GGAACACCAGCTGGCTCATGAGCCTGGAGAACCCGCTCAGCCCCTTCTCCTCGGACATCAACAACATGCCTCTGCAGGAGCTGTCCAATGCTCTCATGGCTGCAGAGCGCTTCAAGGAGCGCCGGGACACGGCCCTGTACAAGTCGCTGTCGGTGCCCGCAGCCGGCTCGGCCAGGCCCCCCGCGCCGCCCCGTGCCAACACAG gccCAGGCTGTGCAGGACTAGGGGTGCCTGTCCGCTGCTCCACCTGTGCACAGGCCCTCCTGCTGACTGGCCGCTCGCGTCTCCCTTGCAGTGGCCTCTTTCTCCTCCCTGTACCAGTCCAGTTGCCATGGAAAGCTGCACAGGAGCATTTCCTGGGCAG GTGGAGCAGAGGCGGTTTCTGTGCACAGTGGAACGGGTGGGCGGGGGTTAGAGGAGCCAGACGCCGCCTCATCCTGACTCCTGGGGGCCCTGGCTCCCCTCGACCCCCCAGCGTGCCCTCCAGCCGGCCTGATGGGCGGGGCGGCTTAGAGTCCCCGTGGAGGAAAGCCGGAG ACTCTGCGGTAGTCCCGGAGGAGGGAAGCCTGGGAGAGGCGGACTTGTCGGTGGAGCCCCCCGAGTTGGAGGACTTCGAGGCAGCACTAGGTGCAGACGGGCGCTGTCAGTGCACCGAGGCTTACAGCAGG TCGTCCTCAACCTCCAGCCAGGAAGAGAAGACGTTTCGCACAGAGGACCCGGCTGCCGGGGGCATCCCCGTGGGGCACGCTGCCTGCTTGGAGGGAGCCCGGGCCCACACAGGCCTCTCCTTCCAGCCCTCGCAGCCCCTGAGCAAGTCAAGCTCTTCCCCTGAGCTGCAGACCCTGCAGGACATCCTTGGGGATCCTGGGGACAAGGCTGACGCTGGCCGGCTGAGCCCCGAAGCCAAGGCCCGGTCACAGTCAGGGCTCCTGGACGGGGAAGGCTCTGCCTGGTCAGCCCCAGGCGAAGAGATCCGGGGCCGGGGCCCTGCCGAGCCTGAGGGTGCCTTGCCTTCCAGCTGCCCCCGCTCTCCCAGTGGCCTGCGGCCCCGTGGCTACACCATCTCTGATTCAGCCCCATCACGCAGGGGCAAGAGGGTGCAAAGGGACACCTTCAAGAGTAGAGCTGGGACCTCTAATACTGAGAAGGTGCCAGGCATCAACCCCAG CTTTGTGTTCCTGCAGCTCTACCACTCACCCTTCTTTGGTGACGAGTCCAACAAGCCGATCCTTTTGCCCAATGAG TCCTTTGAGCGGTCTGTACAGCTCCTCGACCAGATCCCGTCCTACGACACGCACAAGATCGCTGTCCTGTATGTGGGAGAAGGCCAG agccacagcgaGCTGGCCATCCTGTCCAACGAGCACGGCTCCTACAGATACACGGACTTCCTGACGGGCCTGGGCAAGCTCATCGAGCTCAAGGACTGCCAGCCAGACAAGGTGTACCTGGGGGGCCTGGATGTGTGCGGCGAGGACGGCCAGTTCACCTACTGCTGGCACGACGACATCATGCAGG CTGTCTTCCACATTGCCACCCTCATGCCCACCAAGGACGTGGACAAGCAGTGCTGTGACAAGAAGCGCCACCTGGGCAATGACTTCGTGTCCATCGTCTATAACGATTCTGGCGAGGACTTCAAGCTGGGCACCATCAGG GGCCAGTTCAACTTTGTCCATGTGATCATCACCCCCCTGGACTACGAGTGCAACCTGGTGTCGCTGCAGTGCAGGAAAG ACATGGAGGGCCTCGTGGACACCAGTGTGGCCAAGATCGTGTCTGACTGCAACCTGCCCTTTGTGGCCCGTCAGATGGCCCTGCATGCAAAT ATGGCCTCGCAAGTACACCACAGCCGCTCCAACCCCACTGACATCTACCCCTCCAAGTGGATCGCCAGGCTGCGTCACATCAAGCGGCTCCGTCACCGG ATCCGGGAGGAGGCCCACTACTCGAACCCCAGCCTGCCTCTGACACAGATGCACCCCCCAGGCCATGCCAAAGCCTCTGTGCAGGCCGCAGCAGAGCCTGTGCCCACCTATGAGACAGGCCAGCGGAAGCGCCTCATCTCCTCTGTGGATGACTTCACTGAGTTTGTGTGA
- the TSC2 gene encoding tuberin isoform X16 — MSSTAPGTDTSSLLRDVQTRGLAQSIHPAKDGWIHNLQSLMERFFRHESRSAVRIKVLDVLSFVLLINRQFYEEELINSVVISQLCHIPEDKDHQVRKLATQLLVDLAEGCHTHHFNSLLDVIEKVIGRSLSPPPELEERDVAAYSASLEDVKTAVLGLLVILQTKLYALPASHATRVYEMLVNHIQLHYKHSYTLPIASSIRLQAFDFLLLLRADSLRRLGLPNKDGVVRFSPYCLCDYTEPERGSEKAGGPLSPPTGPPGPAPAGPTVRPGSLPYCPLFRVMLRCLKQETDWKVLKLVLGKLPESLRYKVLIFTSPCSVDQLSSALCSMLSGPKTLERLRGTPEGFSRTDLHLAVVPVLTALISYHKYLDKTRQRELVYCLEQGLIHRCASQCVVALATCSVEMPDVIIKALPVLVVKLTHISATASMAIPLLEFLSTLARLPHLYRNFAAEQYASVFAISLPYTNPSKFNQYIVCLAHHVIAMWFIRCRLPFRKDFVPYITKGLRSNVLLSFDDTPEKDSFRARSTSLNERPKSLRIARAPKQGLNGSPPVKEFKESSAADAFRCRSISVSEHVVRSRIQTSLTGASLGSADENSMAQADDNLRNLHLELTETCLDMMARYVFSNFTAVPKRSPVGEFLLAGGRTKTWLVGNKLVTVTTSVGTGTRSLLGLDSELQRGPELSSDHGKRVRQTKEAPAKLESQAGQQVHRGARARVRSMSGGHGLRVGALDTPASHVPSGAPSPASQTAPVGKPEKAAAGSQTDLAAYVPLLTQGWAEILVRRPTGNTSWLMSLENPLSPFSSDINNMPLQELSNALMAAERFKERRDTALYKSLSVPAAGSARPPAPPRANTGPGCAGLGVPVRCSTCAQALLLTGRSRLPCSGLFLLPVPVQLPWKAAQEHFLGRWSRGGFCAQWNGWAGVRGARRRLILTPGGPGSPRPPSVPSSRPDGRGGLESPWRKAGDSAVVPEEGSLGEADLSVEPPELEDFEAALGADGRCQCTEAYSRSSSTSSQEEKTFRTEDPAAGGIPVGHAACLEGARAHTGLSFQPSQPLSKSSSSPELQTLQDILGDPGDKADAGRLSPEAKARSQSGLLDGEGSAWSAPGEEIRGRGPAEPEGALPSSCPRSPSGLRPRGYTISDSAPSRRGKRVQRDTFKSRAGTSNTEKVPGINPSFVFLQLYHSPFFGDESNKPILLPNESFERSVQLLDQIPSYDTHKIAVLYVGEGQSHSELAILSNEHGSYRYTDFLTGLGKLIELKDCQPDKVYLGGLDVCGEDGQFTYCWHDDIMQAVFHIATLMPTKDVDKQCCDKKRHLGNDFVSIVYNDSGEDFKLGTIRGQFNFVHVIITPLDYECNLVSLQCRKDMEGLVDTSVAKIVSDCNLPFVARQMALHANMASQVHHSRSNPTDIYPSKWIARLRHIKRLRHRIREEAHYSNPSLPLTQMHPPGHAKASVQAAAEPVPTYETGQRKRLISSVDDFTEFV; from the exons ATGAGTTCCACGGCTCCAGGGACAGATACTTCGAGCTTGTTGAGAGATGTGCAGACCAGAGGCCT GGCTCAGTCGATCCATCCGGCCAAGGATGGCTGGATTCACAATCTGCAGTCACTGATGGAGCGATTCTTCAG GCATGAGTCCCGCAGTGCTGTGCGCATCAAGGTGCTGGATGTCCTGTCCTTCGTGCTGCTTATCAACAGGCAGTTCTACGAG GAGGAGCTGATAAACTCAGTGGTCATCTCGCAGCTCTGCCACATCCCCGAGGATAAAGATCACCAAGTCCGAAAGCTGGCCACCCAGCTGCTGGTCGACCTGGCTGAAGGCTGCCACACCCACCACTTCAACAGCCTGCTGGATGTCATTGAGAAG GTGATTGGCCGCTCCCTGTCTCCACCCCCCGAGCTGGAGGAAAGAGACGTGGCGGCGTACTCAGCCTCCTTGGAAGACGTGAAGACAGCGGTCCTGGGGCTCTTGGTCATCCTGCAG ACCAAACTGTATGCCTTGCCTGCCAGCCATGCCACGCGTGTGTACGAGATGCTTGTCAACCACATTCAGCTGCACTATAAGCACAGCTATACCCTGCCCATCGCCAGCAGCATTCGGCTGCAG GCCTTTGACTTCCTGCTGCTGTTGCGAGCGGACTCACTGCGCCGCCTTGGCCTGCCCAACAAGGATGGCGTCGTGAGGTTCAGCCCGTACTGCCTCTGTGACTACAC GGAGCCCGAGCGGGGCTCTGAAAAGGCTGGGGGCCCCCTGTCACCCCCCACCGGGCCCCCGGGCCCAGCGCCCGCAGGCCCCACCGTGCGGCCCGGCTCACTGCCCTACTGCCCACTCTTCCGCGTCATGCTGCGGTGTCTGAAGCAG GAGACCGACTGGAAGGTGCTGAAGCTTGTGCTCGGCAAGCTTCCCGAGTCACTGCGCTATAAGGTCCTCATTTTCACCTCTCCGTGCAGCGTTGACCAGCTCTCTTCTGCCCTCTGTTCCATG CTTTCAGGCCCCAAGACCCTCGAGCGGCTCCGAGGCACCCCAGAAGGGTTCTCCAGAACCGACCTGCATCTGGCCGTGGTTCCTGTGCTGACAGCATTAATTTCTTACCATAAATACTTGGACAAAACCAGACAG CGGGAGCTGGTGTACTGTCTGGAGCAAGGCCTCATCCATCGCTGTGCCAGCCAGTGCGTGGTGGCCCTGGCCACCTGCAGCGTGGAGATGCCCGACGTCATCATCAAGGCGCTGCCCGTCCTGGTTGTGAAGCTCACGCACATCTCAGCCACAGCCAGCATGGCCATTCCACTTCTTGAGTTCCTGTCAA CTCTGGCCCGGCTGCCTCACCTCTACAGGAACTTCGCAGCAGAGCAGTACGCGAGTGTGTTTGCCATCTCTCTGCCATATACCAATCCCTCCAA GTTCAATCAGTACATTGTGTGCCTGGCTCATCACGTCATAGCCATGTGGTTCATCAGGTGCCGCCTGCCCTTCCGGAAGGACTTCGTTCCCTATATCACTAAG GGCCTGCGTTCCAATGTCCTCCTGTCTTTTGATGACACCCCTGAGAAGGACAGCTTCAGAGCGCGGAGCACTAGTCTCAATGAAAGGCCCAAGAG TTTGAGGATAGCCAGAGCCCCCAAACAAGGCCTGAATGGCTCCCCACCTGTGAAAGAGTTCAAGGAGAGCTCTGCAGCCGATGCCTTCCGGTGCCGCAGCATCAGTGTGTCTGAACATGTGGTCCGCAG CAGGATCCAGACGTCCCTCACAGGGGCCAGCTTGGGGTCCGCAGATGAGAACTCCATGGCCCAGGCTGACGACAACTTGAGAAATCTCCACCTGGAGCTCACGGAAACATGTTTGGACATGATGGCAAGATACGTGTTCTCCAACTTCACGGCGGTTCCCAAGAG GTCTCCGGTGGGAGAGTTCCTCCTGGCTGGTGGCAGGACCAAAACCTGGCTGGTTGGGAACAAGCTTGTCACCGTGACGACAAGTGTGGGGACCGGGACCCGGTCGCTGCTGGGCCTGGACTCAGAGCTGCAGCGTGGCCCAGAGTTGAG CTCTGACCACGGCAAGCGTGTGAGACAGACAAAGGAGGCGCCAGCCAAGCTGGAGTCCCAGGCTGGGCAACAGGTGCACCGTGGGGCCCGGGCCCGGGTCCGCTCCATGTCCG GGGGCCATGGCCTTCGTGTCGGTGCCCTGGACACCCCAGCCTCCCATGTCCCCAGCGGTGCCCCTTCCCCGGCCTCACAGACTGCACCGGTCGGCAAGCCCGAGAAGGCTGCAGCCGGCTCCCAGACTGATCTGGCAGCTTATGTGCCCCTGCTGACCCAGGGCTGGGCAGAGATCTTGGTCCGGAGGCCCACAG GGAACACCAGCTGGCTCATGAGCCTGGAGAACCCGCTCAGCCCCTTCTCCTCGGACATCAACAACATGCCTCTGCAGGAGCTGTCCAATGCTCTCATGGCTGCAGAGCGCTTCAAGGAGCGCCGGGACACGGCCCTGTACAAGTCGCTGTCGGTGCCCGCAGCCGGCTCGGCCAGGCCCCCCGCGCCGCCCCGTGCCAACACAG gccCAGGCTGTGCAGGACTAGGGGTGCCTGTCCGCTGCTCCACCTGTGCACAGGCCCTCCTGCTGACTGGCCGCTCGCGTCTCCCTTGCAGTGGCCTCTTTCTCCTCCCTGTACCAGTCCAGTTGCCATGGAAAGCTGCACAGGAGCATTTCCTGGGCAG GTGGAGCAGAGGCGGTTTCTGTGCACAGTGGAACGGGTGGGCGGGGGTTAGAGGAGCCAGACGCCGCCTCATCCTGACTCCTGGGGGCCCTGGCTCCCCTCGACCCCCCAGCGTGCCCTCCAGCCGGCCTGATGGGCGGGGCGGCTTAGAGTCCCCGTGGAGGAAAGCCGGAG ACTCTGCGGTAGTCCCGGAGGAGGGAAGCCTGGGAGAGGCGGACTTGTCGGTGGAGCCCCCCGAGTTGGAGGACTTCGAGGCAGCACTAGGTGCAGACGGGCGCTGTCAGTGCACCGAGGCTTACAGCAGG TCGTCCTCAACCTCCAGCCAGGAAGAGAAGACGTTTCGCACAGAGGACCCGGCTGCCGGGGGCATCCCCGTGGGGCACGCTGCCTGCTTGGAGGGAGCCCGGGCCCACACAGGCCTCTCCTTCCAGCCCTCGCAGCCCCTGAGCAAGTCAAGCTCTTCCCCTGAGCTGCAGACCCTGCAGGACATCCTTGGGGATCCTGGGGACAAGGCTGACGCTGGCCGGCTGAGCCCCGAAGCCAAGGCCCGGTCACAGTCAGGGCTCCTGGACGGGGAAGGCTCTGCCTGGTCAGCCCCAGGCGAAGAGATCCGGGGCCGGGGCCCTGCCGAGCCTGAGGGTGCCTTGCCTTCCAGCTGCCCCCGCTCTCCCAGTGGCCTGCGGCCCCGTGGCTACACCATCTCTGATTCAGCCCCATCACGCAGGGGCAAGAGGGTGCAAAGGGACACCTTCAAGAGTAGAGCTGGGACCTCTAATACTGAGAAGGTGCCAGGCATCAACCCCAG CTTTGTGTTCCTGCAGCTCTACCACTCACCCTTCTTTGGTGACGAGTCCAACAAGCCGATCCTTTTGCCCAATGAG TCCTTTGAGCGGTCTGTACAGCTCCTCGACCAGATCCCGTCCTACGACACGCACAAGATCGCTGTCCTGTATGTGGGAGAAGGCCAG agccacagcgaGCTGGCCATCCTGTCCAACGAGCACGGCTCCTACAGATACACGGACTTCCTGACGGGCCTGGGCAAGCTCATCGAGCTCAAGGACTGCCAGCCAGACAAGGTGTACCTGGGGGGCCTGGATGTGTGCGGCGAGGACGGCCAGTTCACCTACTGCTGGCACGACGACATCATGCAGG CTGTCTTCCACATTGCCACCCTCATGCCCACCAAGGACGTGGACAAGCAGTGCTGTGACAAGAAGCGCCACCTGGGCAATGACTTCGTGTCCATCGTCTATAACGATTCTGGCGAGGACTTCAAGCTGGGCACCATCAGG GGCCAGTTCAACTTTGTCCATGTGATCATCACCCCCCTGGACTACGAGTGCAACCTGGTGTCGCTGCAGTGCAGGAAAG ACATGGAGGGCCTCGTGGACACCAGTGTGGCCAAGATCGTGTCTGACTGCAACCTGCCCTTTGTGGCCCGTCAGATGGCCCTGCATGCAAAT ATGGCCTCGCAAGTACACCACAGCCGCTCCAACCCCACTGACATCTACCCCTCCAAGTGGATCGCCAGGCTGCGTCACATCAAGCGGCTCCGTCACCGG ATCCGGGAGGAGGCCCACTACTCGAACCCCAGCCTGCCTCTGACACAGATGCACCCCCCAGGCCATGCCAAAGCCTCTGTGCAGGCCGCAGCAGAGCCTGTGCCCACCTATGAGACAGGCCAGCGGAAGCGCCTCATCTCCTCTGTGGATGACTTCACTGAGTTTGTGTGA